GACAACCTGCAGGAGGTTTCCGGAGAGGTTCAGGCCCCGGAGGTTGGGGACGGGCCGGTCTGCAGGCCAGGAGACGTGAGAGATGCGGTTATGGGACAGGTCGACGTGCAGCGGCCGACCCTGGccccggggagaggagaaggcaccCACGGACACCTCGGTCAGGGCGTTGTGGCTCAGGTCCAGGTCTCCCAGGGGCGAGCGGGCGAAGGCCTCGTCCGGGAGGGCCTCCAGGGCATTATGGCTCAGGTCCAGGGCCTCCAGGTAGCGCAGGCGGGCAAAGGTGGCCGGGGCCAGGTGGGTGAGTCGATTGTGGCTCAGGTCCAGGCTGACCAGCGTGGTGTAACCGGGCCCGGCCAGCACCGACTGGTTGATGACCCGCAGCTGGTTGGAGGACAGGTCCAGGTAGGTGGTGTCCAGTGGGATGGGCACGGGGACGATGTGGGCGCCCACGCCACTGCAGTCCACCTGGGTCAGGCTGAAGCTGTCGAAGAGGCCGAAAGTCTCCACTTGGCACCGGCACCTGGGGAAGCAggaccgcccggccccggctcccgccccggtcccggcccccgccccgggcggcgacagcagcaagagcagcagaggcagcagggCGAGCCAGATGGGCCACGGCATCGTGGACCTGCAAGACAAGGAGAGTAGGAAGGGTTCAGCCTGCCCACCCCCGAGCAGGCCgcaggagggggagcgggagggagagcccCATTTTCTGGGACCCGGTCAGAGCCCAGGTTCCCGCAACCCCTCCACCCTAGCCCCACTGGGGCTGGCAGGCCCACTAGACCCGACCAGCTTCCTTGGGTCAGTCTGAGCCCTGTGGCTGCTGGAGGATGTGCGGATCCTGGAACCGCGTGAGGgccgggaggcaggagagagcaggagggagaaaaaggggtaGATTTGGTCTCAGCAGCCGGATGGATGCAATGTTTCTGAGGACCCACAGGCCACTGGACGAACAAAAAAGCACAAGGGTCACTCTATCCCCAGGCTCCCAATTCCACTCACCTGGTGGGCACTATGGGCTCTGCCCAGTGATTGGAAGCTTCTCTCTCTGATTGGaagcttccctctcttcccctctagacagtatgatcattgtgggcaaagaatatgtctgttatattgtgctcttccaaacagtatggtgctccgcacaaaataagtgctcaattaatacgattgactgactgactctctggcCAATCAGCCCCCACCTAGCAGGCTCAGGTATGGTAGTCATCGCCCCGGAGGGGTCCCTCAAAGACCCCAGTCTAGATTCATTCTGCCTTTGCCCCACGTTTCCTCAGGGCAAACCTTCAGTGATAAGTGTCCAAGTTGTTCTTTGTCCATAGGGGCATCTTTCCCCAACTCTCCCGTGTCTCCAGTGAGCAAACACTCAGTGGTGTTAGCTGCTCAGCGGGTTCTGTGATTGTGGCCTCTGTGCTgggcccctcctccttctctctccaccaacccacCCCCCTCCTGGGTCCAGGTCGAACTGGGTTCTCACCAATTCTGGCCAAATCAAAGTCAGGGGTCAGAGGTGCGGGGCGGCTAGGCGGAGAGGATCCAGCTAAGGGCGAGGGGGGGAGGCAGCGAGGACAGAGAACATAGGGTTCCAGCTGGTGTTGTTGACCGCCTTAATCATTCCACACCCACACCTAGGCCCTGTCTGGGGACTATTTCCTTAGACACCCTGCTCCTCTTGCTCTTGTTCCTTTCCTTCCAGAAACCTTCACTTGACCCCCACTCTCCGACCCCAAAAAGGACCAGCTCAGACCCAAGACCCTCACAGTTCCAAACCTCCCAGTTGAAATTCCTGCCGCCACCCACCGCCGGCCGACTGAGACCCCAACTTCCACCACAGTCAGCCGACGGGCCGTTCCCCCAACGGTCGGCCGGGAACCACTTCTCCCACGACTGGGGAAACCCCACCAACTCTGCTAACTGGCTGGTATCCCACAGTGTCGCTGTCCCCAGACTGACAAAGCCAACTTTGACCGGGACTCTGGGGTCCTGGGGGtgaggtgaagtggggagagggagcaaggagggatgaggaggaagggggagggcgggagatgggaaggggacagGGGCTCTCTCGAGACTCTCACCTACTTCCGTGCCCGTCCGAACAGACGGGATGGCCACAGCATGCTGACGGGCTCAGCGCTGGGCAGCCTACTTATCAGCACTCCCgggtcccacccccaacctctctgCCCAGCTCCCTGGGGGGCCGTTTCAATTTCAGGTTATGCAAGCTGCCTCTCCCCTTGCCTTCAGCCAGATCCCATTACCAAACCCTCGGGAACGCTGTTAAGGGGTGGGAATctcgccctcctcccacccctcttctACTGCCCCCCCAGCCCATGGGGGGGCCTGTCCCCCCGGGATCTCCAGGCACCAACAGCGGCCCCAGAGGGTGGACCGCCAAGCCGCTCGAGGTACCGAGGTGGGCAGAGACTCCAGGAGGGGAAACCTCAAGACTTGCCCAGGTTCCCGTTCTGGCCCGCACTCTCCAGCCCACCAAAATGCCCCTGGTCTGCAGCTGGCTCTCAGCTGCCCTCTGCAGCTGCAGTTTGGTGGGgagccaggaggcagagaggccctggggaggggtgggagcgcccacctggagctcccaggCCGGAAGCAGATGGGAAAATCCACCACATAcacaggccgaggaggaggatcCAGGATATCACCTTCCCGGCGCTGAATCCGGCTCAGAAACCCGAGACCTTCCCTCACCCAGCACTCTCACACGCACCTACagtgatgggggtggagggagggagggccgggggaccgAGTTTCCTTCTGTACCAGGTGCCCACTgccagcagaccactgcactgGGCACCCACTGCCCTCAGGCCGCTGTACTGGGTGCCCACGACCCGCAGGCCGCTATACCGGGCACCCACTGCCCACAGTACTGGACACCCACTGCTCGCAGGCTGCTGCACTGGGTGCCCACTGCCCGCAAGCCACTGTACTAGGAGCCCACTGCCCACAGGCCACTGTACTGGATGTCCACTGTCCACAGGCCGTTGTACTAGGAATCCACTGCGCATAGGCCCCTCTGCTGTATGCCTGGAGGAAAGACATCTGACAGAGGACGAAGGCCCCTGCCCTGGAGGGGCCGGGTCCAGGGCCAACGGACATTAGACCGGACCCCATGTCGTCCATCCACCAATGGCCACATACCTCAGAgttagaggagcagcagcagggaaggaagaggtggggaaaaaaCACCTCACTGTGTCCGGCTCCTCAGCCGGCCCCAGCACTATCCTTCGACTTTTCCTGAATAAATAACTGGCCTGCTGGAAAAGGGACCCTTCCATAAGGAGAGAGTAAAAAAAATAGGAGAAGGGGGGCGGATGTGGACagcagaggagatggggagaaaggaggtgggagagatggaaggacgGAGATGGACAGAGGTCCCGAGGGCATGTGGAGTCAGAGGGTGAGGAAGGCTGGGGGCCCTGTGCTCCCAAGATGCATTTTAGGGGTCCATCCCCCATGGTTGCCCCCCTGTTAGTGGTGGTCTGGGAGgctctagaggggggagaaagagagagagagagtgtaaggCCAACTGCCCCCTGGGCCCCTTGCCTTACATCACCAGCTCATTGCTGGCAAGCACTCTGCCAAGGGCAGAGTGAAATCTAAACCCCACGGGATTGGGACGGGTCTTACCACCTCCTCCCATTACCTggaaggccagagagagagagagagagagagagaaaggaaggaggagggagaagaaaggagaaggagggagaaataagACTCAGCAGTCACCTCGAGAGGaaaattctttctctctctcttcccttcctttcccccccacccctccacccccttttaGGGTTGCATTCTGCACCTGCCTCAGGCAGCGTAACCCACCGGCCGGATCCCCAGCAGGGTCCCGTCCACTGGCCAAGTCCAGGGGATTCCTGGGGAGCCTGCAGACGGCCCGGCCTCGGCTGTCTGGCACGGCCAGCGGCGGGacaggaagcagaagcagcaggaaagaATGTTAGGCGTCACCCTCGATCCCGGCCGGTCAGCCCGGCGGCTGTACACCCGTGGCTATCAGCTTCCCGGCATAAATGCCAGCGTGTCCCTGTGGTTGCCAGCCTGGGAGAGGGCCAGGACCATCCATCTGGGCCCTTCTGGGCTGACAGAGCCGAGGTAGGCGACAAAACCAGTCTGGAACTCCCCGTCCGCCTGCCCCGGGGGTGCTGGGTACCTAAAAAGATGTCACTGGCCTAGTCAGAACTTCATGGGGAGGGCCAGCTTGCCGGTGGCCGAGCGAGAGGGGACAGGGTAACCGCCACCAGGGGATGGAGGAGTAGGTTCAAAACCAATCTGAGCCAGTGATCAGCACAGAGGggatacacaaacacacagacacgtaTCTCACCCCCTGCTACCTCCCCCAATCTCAGCAGGCAGGTTCCCTTGTACCCTTCCACTCGACCCCAACCCAGAGATGGGCGAGTTTTCCGCCAGGAGACACCAGGCAGCACGTGACAGCTCCATGCTGGGAACACCAAGGTCTCGGAAGGGAAGgggtgcggtggggggggggggacgggacagggaGCCTAGGATGACCTCAGGCATGGTCAGTGCCTGTTTCCAGAAAGAACAAGGGTGGGAATGGGTGGATAATCGACAAGTCTGggatttgggagtctgaggagttCAGGGGGCTGACTTGCTCAGAGGTGAAAGGTTCGACCTTCTCTATCCCCAACCCAACCCTTTCATCCACAGTTGTTATGTAAAGGTGATCAGATGAGTCGTGTGCTGCTTTCAAACACAAATTGATACCCTGCTGTCTCATCAGTGGGTTAGTCCCTGGGTCAGCCTGCTGGTCTATCCAACCCCAGATTCAGTCTATGGCAGTGGGCCCAGGAGCCCAAAAAGAACCATATGCCGGTTGCCCTCACGACTAGGGATGGACCTTCcaacattcctgactctcccagtgACCCGGCATAGACCATCCaactcccccaactctcccttctccatccctgactcccccagtgacccagcatggatcacccaacattcctgactc
This sequence is a window from Ornithorhynchus anatinus isolate Pmale09 chromosome 20, mOrnAna1.pri.v4, whole genome shotgun sequence. Protein-coding genes within it:
- the TSKU gene encoding tsukushin isoform X1, producing MPLSQCQRLPGPIQGSGTERSKSDLESMTHIRVPGGGANRSTMPWPIWLALLPLLLLLLSPPGAGAGTGAGAGAGRSCFPRCRCQVETFGLFDSFSLTQVDCSGVGAHIVPVPIPLDTTYLDLSSNQLRVINQSVLAGPGYTTLVSLDLSHNRLTHLAPATFARLRYLEALDLSHNALEALPDEAFARSPLGDLDLSHNALTEVSVGAFSSPRGQGRPLHVDLSHNRISHVSWPADRPVPNLRGLNLSGNLLQVVPDLRGLPLRFLSLDGNPVASVPGGAFAGLTDLVHLSLGRLRASPGLTAHGFGPLPSLQVLDLSGNPGLRALSAEAFRGLDSLQELDLSGTGVATLPDALLDRLPAIRSIMLAAGVRCLKVVRESQYHRQQEAAGLIRKEVLSCQERAGDAAKAPVPYAL
- the TSKU gene encoding tsukushin isoform X2 is translated as MPWPIWLALLPLLLLLLSPPGAGAGTGAGAGAGRSCFPRCRCQVETFGLFDSFSLTQVDCSGVGAHIVPVPIPLDTTYLDLSSNQLRVINQSVLAGPGYTTLVSLDLSHNRLTHLAPATFARLRYLEALDLSHNALEALPDEAFARSPLGDLDLSHNALTEVSVGAFSSPRGQGRPLHVDLSHNRISHVSWPADRPVPNLRGLNLSGNLLQVVPDLRGLPLRFLSLDGNPVASVPGGAFAGLTDLVHLSLGRLRASPGLTAHGFGPLPSLQVLDLSGNPGLRALSAEAFRGLDSLQELDLSGTGVATLPDALLDRLPAIRSIMLAAGVRCLKVVRESQYHRQQEAAGLIRKEVLSCQERAGDAAKAPVPYAL